In Stigmatopora nigra isolate UIUO_SnigA chromosome 2, RoL_Snig_1.1, whole genome shotgun sequence, a single window of DNA contains:
- the gtf3c2 gene encoding general transcription factor 3C polypeptide 2, producing the protein MVNETTVSDDLDDPEPGQETPSKPSLEITFSSRGRQRKKNPKYADYDTMEDPIDIESSFKKPKEKPNVPTSRQTSPRKRGRPKRVPLPTVEVSEAPHVANGDAAMQTNVTSPSLPEGSLENGTPKPKRKYVKRKTFTMEPIIPLSLENDDPKPVPRPQRKYVKSKTLTMEPVIPLSLENGDPEPAPKPKRKYVKRKTFTMEPIIPPEETVKEEEEALEPGMRPRRSAAKLALKFLHAMAEEETPKATGGDVTDKSTPNMTEGEKGQVRRGRKRKCSDGDAAEDKDFVPVADEMEEEEEVDEEEDEDEEGEDYEDASDLDSEIKHNNSCRRTNFRPALEMVSNHKNFRLKHLSDWVFPDWLPSSHTWHQVPSCELENYLPQEHLSADFKVSRESSGDQMPIQRLGRFEASPAHPQGWDMHLYTGGPVWAMEWCPIPDNAVGSQYLAVGCYRNMDDQHFYHQTYSGQALVQLWDVGTLEYNTRPSFKPALVYGLVVDSRFIRNLKWCPSGGWEEPTMQKEAPLLPRLGLLAVGCSSGVVTIYSLPHPDALRASHDHSDSGDDSLPFIIYKPDPVVTLKLGSLKAPNSDQSGQVLCMDWLPIQPHDVIAVGFYDGMVGLWDLGTKSALLRFQESPDSITLFPYKSFLAHDQAVRALTFCAASKYLMATAGEDRVVKTWDLRRMYGPVTTQRRPLINEICWPACSPGLFWAQDVTFAAKNTNGVHFVDHQMNTYFAIPRKSSLWSISYSEWLHCVVTSDMLGEVIISTLPNFVHFTPSVKRPVEKRYPVYVTSLKQQETEEDQKVCQEEEEGEKKGDDGAENGHGLLDASKRSGEEYTNIKRKYYLHYSDNSMVNIFSTASHLWKQMKNNEYDHKLNLDELPLASLHKIRLNPNLKCHTWVATGGQSGLVRLICIRGLINKDMGDIINGASQ; encoded by the exons GCCAGGAGACTCCATCTAAGCCCTCCTTGGAAATAACATTTAGCTCTAGAGGTCGTCAACGCAAAAAGAACCCCAAATATGCCGACTACGACACAATGGAGGACCCGATTGATATCGAGTCATCGTTCAAGAAACCAAAAGAGAAACCAAATGTCCCAACATCCAGACAGACTTCTCCTCGGAAGCGAGGACGTCCCAAAAGAGTCCCTCTTCCCACCGTGGAGGTCTCAGAAGCACCTCACGTGGCTAATGGAGACGCAGCAATGCAAACCAATGTCACCTCCCCATCCCTCCCGGAGGGTTCTCTAGAAAATGGTACCCCAAAACCCAAGAGAAAGTATGTCAAGAGGAAGACGTTTACGATGGAACCCATCATACCACTTTCTTTGGAAAATGATGACCCAAAACCTGTCCCAAGACCCCAGAGAAAATACGTCAAGAGCAAAACGTTAACGATGGAACCCGTCATACCGCTTTCTTTGGAAAATGGTGACCCAGAACCTGCCCCAAAACCCAAGCGAAAGTACGTCAAGAGGAAGACGTTTACGATGGAACCCATCATACCACCCGAGGAGACcgtcaaagaagaagaagaggcatTGGAACCAGGAATGCGCCCGAGGAGGAGCGCCGCTAAATT AGCGCTGAAGTTCCTTCACGCCATGGCTGAAGAAGAGACACCAAAAGCCACCGGTGGGGACGTCACGGATAAATCGACACCAAATATGACAGAGGGGGAAAAAGGCCAAGTTCGAAGAG GCCGAAAAAGGAAATGTTCTGATGGAGACGCCGCGGAAGACAAAGACTTTGTTCCCGTTGCGGATGAgatggaggaagaagaagaagtggatgaagaggaggatgaggacgaGGAAGGGGAAGATTACGAAGATGCTTCCGATCTTGATTCcgaaataaaacacaataat TCCTGTCGGCGCACAAATTTCCGCCCCGCTTTGGAAATGGTCTCCAATCACAAGAATTT ccgACTCAAGCACCTTAGTGATTGGGTGTTCCCAGATTGGCTGCCCTCATCTCATACCTGGCATCAGGTGCCATCATG TGAACTGGAAAACTATCTACCTCAGGAGCATCTCTCGGCGGATTTcaaagtgtcaagagagagtaGCGGCGACCAAATGCCAATTCAAAGGCTCGGCAG ATTTGAGGCTTCACCCGCCCACCCCCAAGGGTGGGACATGCACCTGTACACCGGTGGGCCGGTGTGGGCGATGGAGTGGTGCCCCATCCCCGACAACGCAGTGGGCTCGCAGTACTTGGCCGTGGGATGCTACAGAAACATGGACGACCAGCACTTCTACCATCAAACCTATTCTGGACAAGCGCTAGTGCAACTGTGGGATGTGGGGACTCTGGAGTACAACACCAG GCCGAGCTTCAAACCTGCACTTGTCTACGGCCTAGTCGTGGACTCCAGATTTATCCGGAATCTCAAGTGGTGTCCATCAGGAGGTTGGGAAGAGCCCACCATGCAAAAAGAG GCTCCCCTGCTGCCCAGACTGGGTCTCCTGGCCGTGGGCTGTTCCTCGGGCGTGGTCACCATCTACAGCCTCCCGCATCCTGATGCCCTGCGTGCCAGCCATGATCACTCAGACTCTG gtGATGACAGCCTACCATTCATCATTTACAAG CCTGATCCAGTGGTCACCCTAAAACTAGGTTCCTTAAAGGCTCCTAACTCAGACCAAAGCGGTCAAGTCCTCTGCATGGATTGGCTCCCCATTCAACCCCATGACGTCATCGCCGTGGGCTTCTACGACG GTATGGTGGGTTTATGGGATCTCGGCACCAAATCCGCATTGCTACGCTTCCAGGAGTCACCTGACTCCATCACATTATTCCCATATAAAAGCTTCCTTGCTCACGATCAGGCAGTGCGAGCACTCACTTTTTGTGCCGCTAGCAA GTATCTGATGGCGACGGCGGGGGAGGACCGCGTCGTGAAAACGTGGGATTTGCGGCGCATGTACGGGCCGGTAACGACACAGAGACGACCCCTGATTAATGAGATCTGCTGGCCGGCTTGTAGTCCAGGACTCTTTTGGGCTCAAGATGTCACCTTTGCtgc GAAAAACACAAACGGAGTCCATTTTGTAGACCATCAAATGAACACTTACTTTGCCATCCCCAGGAAAAGCTCCCTTTGG TCCATCTCGTACTCCGAATGGCTGCACTGCGTGGTGACGTCGGATATGCTGGGTGAAGTCATCATCAGCACCTTACCCAACTTCGTCCACTTCACTCCGTCCGTCAAAAGGCCGGTGGAGAAGAGATAT CCTGTTTACGTGACATCTTTAAAGCAACAAGAAACGGAGGAAGATCAGAAAGTgtgccaagaagaagaagaaggggaaaaGAAAGGGGATGACGGGGCAGAAAATGGCCACGGATTGCTCGATGCATCCAAGCGATCTGGTGAAGAGTACACAAATATCAAGAGGAAATACTACCTTCACTATTCTGACAACAGCATG GTGAACATCTTCAGCACTGCATCACACTTATGGaagcaaatgaaaaacaatgagtACGACCATAAGCTCAACCTGGACGAGCTGCCTTTGGCTTCACTGCACAAg ATTCGCCTGAATCCAAACCTCAAGTGCCACACATGGGTCGCTACAGGTGGTCAATCTGGTCTAGTGAGGCTCATCTGCATCCGAGGTCTGATCAACAAAGACATGGGTGACATCATCAATGGCGCTTCTCAATGA
- the LOC144181383 gene encoding uridine-cytidine kinase-like 1 produces MFVFRAFRTHINMSCTTSKADPDELPIPSDGVKNTDRIMSRSDSGSGEDSLDGIPRCCPLTPSLSPQKRAGSQSRREPPLLRTNKRTIYTAGRPPWYNVTGTTFKEAFVIGLCGGSASGKTTVANKIIEALDVPWVVLLSMDSFYKVLNKEEQELAAKSEYNFDHPDAFDFELLVNVLRKLKKGKRIKVPVYDFTTHCRRKEWKTVYGANVVIFEGILAFANKELLKLLDMKVFVDTDSDIRLTRRLKRDVSQRKRDITGIIKQYNKFVKPAFEQYIEPTVQLADIVVPRGGDNFVALDLIVQHVHSQLEKREITVRSALASAPQGQPLPATLSVLKSSPQVRGMHTIIRNKETNRDEFVFYSKRLMRLLIEHALSFLPLKPVSVETPQGGVYHGKRLSGKRITGVSILRAGETMEPALMAVCKDIRLGKILIQTNLDTGEPELHYLRLPKEINEDFVILMDSTVSTGAAALMAIRVLLDHDVPEDKIFLLSLLMAEMGVHSVAYAFPKVRIITTAVDKEVNHQFHIIPGIGNFGDRYFGTDAPLDRCESDDGMDL; encoded by the exons ATGTTTGTGTTCCGCGCCTTCCGGACACACATCAACATGAGCTGCACCACGAGTAAAGCGGACCCTGACGAGTTGCCTATCCCCAGCGATGGCGTAAAAAACACGGACAGAATCATGTCCCGTTCTGACAG TGGCAGTGGAGAAGATTCCCTAGACGGCATCCCTCGTTGCTGTCCCCTGACGCCATCGCTGTCACCCCAAAAACGTGCCGGCAGTCAGTCCCGGAGGGAACCCCCGTTGCTAAGGACCAACAAGAGGACCATCTACACCGCTGGTCGGCCCCCCTGGTACAATGTCACCGGGACCACCTTCAAGGAGGCCTTTGTTATTG GACTGTGCGGGGGGAGCGCTTCAGGCAAAACAACAGTAGCCAATAAGATCATCGAGGCGCTAGATGTTCCTTGGGTGGTTCTACTGTCAATGGACTCCTTCTACAAG gtgctTAACAAAGAAGAACAAGAGCTAGCAGCTAAAAGCGAGTACAACTTTGACCATCCCGATGCATTCGACTTTGAGTTGTTGGTCAACGTCCTGAGAAAGTTGAAGAAAGGGAAAAGAATTAAAGTTCCCGTTTATGACTTTACAACACATTGTCGACGGAAGGAATGG aaAACGGTTTATGGTGCCAACGTTGTGATTTTTGAAGGAATTCTGGCCTTCGCCAACAAGGAACTGCTGaag CTTTTGGATATGAAAGTGTTCGTGGACACCGACTCGGACATCCGGCTTACTCGGCGGTTGAAACGGGACGTGTCACAACGCAAACGGGACATCACCGGCATCATCAAGCAGTACAACAAGTTCGTCAAGCCCGCTTTCGAGCAGTACATCGAGCCCACAGTGCAACTGGCCGATATTGTGGTCCCTCGAG GTGGCGACAACTTTGTGGCGCTGGATTTGATCGTTCAGCATGTTCACAGTCAACTAGAGAAG CGGGAGATCACTGTCAG GTCCGCCCTGGCGTCAGCCCCCCAAGGCCAGCCTCTCCCCGCCACTCTGAGCGTCCTAAAGAGCTCGCCGCAGGTGCGCGGCATGCACACCATCATCAG GAACAAGGAAACCAACCGTGACGAGTTTGTCTTCTACTCCAAAAGATTAATGCGACTCTTGATCGAACACGCTCTCTCTTTCTTGCCCCTCAAG CCGGTTTCAGTAGAAACGCCTCAGGGTGGGGTTTACCACGGCAAGAGGCTGAGCGGCAAACGA ATCACAGGCGTTTCCATTTTAAGAGCGGGAGAAACAATGGAGCCTGCGCTCATGGCCGTGTGCAAAGACATCCGACTGGGGAAAATTCTCATTCAGACTAATCTAGACACAGGTGAACCTGAG TTGCACTACCTTCGGCTTCCCAAAGAAATAAACGAGGACTTTGTCATCCTGATGGACAGCACCGTGTCCACCGGGGCCGCTGCTCTCATGGCTATTCGAGTTCTGCTC GATCATGACGTACCAGAAGACAAAATTTTCCTGCTTTCACTACTCATGGCTGAGATGGGTGTCCATTCTGTGGCATATGCCTTCCCAAAAGTGCGCATCATTACCACTGCTGTGGATAAAGAGGTCAACCATCAGTTTCATATCATTCCAGGCATTG GTAATTTTGGTGATCGTTATTTCGGCACGGACGCTCCCTTGGACCGTTGTGAAAGTGATGATGGGATGGACTTGTGA
- the dnajc5ga gene encoding dnaJ (Hsp40) homolog, subfamily C, member 5 gamma a isoform X1, translating to MVDPNANAHVPGPLRKTSTTGESVYKVLGLEKGASPEDIKKAYRKLALKYHPDKNPDNPEAAEKFKEINNAHSILSDETKRKIYDEYGSLGLYVSEQFGEESVKYYFLMSKWWFKALVVCCTLFSCCCCCCCCCCCCGKCKPPEDDENYQYVDPEDQDEQNNTEANSGNTVIIDQPSSSGVDQTPDGNGPPIPPAPEPREEEKPPESLPESK from the exons ATGGTCGACCCTAACGCCAACGCCCACGTCCCGGGCCCCCTGAGGAAGACCTCCACGACTGGGGAGAGCGTCTACAAGGTGTTGGGCCTAGAGAAAGGAGCCTCACCTGAAGACATCAAGAAAGCCTACAG AAAGTTGGCGCTTAAATACCACCCGGACAAGAACCCGGACAACCCAGAAGCGGCAGAGAAGTTCAAGGAGATCAATAACGCCCACTCCATCCTCAGTGACGAGACTAAGCGAAAAATCTACGACGAGTATGGCTCCTTGGGTCTCTACGTGTCCGAGCAGTTCGGAGAGGAGAGTGTCAAGTACTACTTTCTTATGTCCAAGTGGTGGTTCAAG GCTTTGGTGGTCTGCTGCACGCTGTTCagctgttgctgttgttgctgctgttgctgctgctgttgcggAAAGTGCAAACCCCCCGAGGATGATGAAAACTACCAGTATGTGGACCCAGAGGACCAGGATGAACAGAACAATACTGAAGCAAACAGTG GCAACACGGTAATCATAGACCAGCCTTCATCTAGCGGGGTCGACCAAACCCCAGACGGCAACGGTCCGCCTATCCCGCCGGCGCCCGAGCCCCGAGAGGAGGAGAAGCCCCCAGAGAGCTTGCCCGAGTCGAAATGA
- the slc30a2 gene encoding zinc transporter 2 isoform X1, which translates to MSMDVKASSSEKSQLIHDQNHKNYCERVHSSFLDPSEPFPLKNGGTVGGEVALQRAGDSHCHRHAALPAPGGDDANRDGVLAQKKLYLASAVCLVFMIGEIIGGYLAHSLAIMTDAAHLLTDLGSMLVSIFSLWISSRPPAKNMTFGWHRSEIMGAFISVLSIWMVTGVLVYLAIQRIIRDDYEIEGHVMLLTSAFAVVVNILMAYILHHSTTFHAHGHGYHPMGEEAQSPHGHALLGAAHGSTSVRAAFIHVVGDLLQSVGVMVAAIVIFFRPEYKVADPICTFLFSIFVLCTTFTILKDVFRILMEGSPKGIEFNSVKEVLLTVKAVRSAHSLHLWALTLGRTLASVHLAVDEGTDTQSVLQEATELLHTKFGFHSVTIQVEHYHNDMQNCTLCQDPWD; encoded by the exons ATGTCCATGGATGTAAAGGCATCAAGTTCGGAGAAGTCTCAACTGATCCACGACCAGAACCACAAGAACTACTGCGAGCGCGTGCACAG TTCCTTCCTAGACCCCAGCGAGCCCTTCCCCTTGAAAAATGGTGGCACGGTGGGGGGTGAGGTGGCTCTCCAGCGAGCCGGTGACTCCCACTGCCACCGTCACGCAGCGCTCCCGGCGCCCGGTGGGGATGACGCCAACCGAGATGGCGTGCTGGCTCAGAAGAAACTATACTTGGCATCTGCAGTCTGTCTGGTCTTTATGATTGGGGAAATCATCG GGGGCTACTTGGCCCACAGCTTGGCCATCATGACAGACGCAGCCCACCTCCTGACAGACCTGGGCAGCATGCTGGTGAGCATCTTCTCCCTGTGGATCTCCTCCAGACCCCCCGCCAAAAACATGACCTTCGGTTGGCACCGCTCAG AGATCATGGGCGCTTTCATCTCCGTCCTGTCCATCTGGATGGTGACGGGCGTTTTGGTCTACCTGGCCATACAAAGAATCATCCGCGATGACTATGAGATCGAAGGTCACGTGATGCTGCTCACCTCCGCTTTCGCCGTGGTGGTCAACATCCT CATGGCGTACATCCTGCACCACTCCACAACCTTCCACGCCCACGGCCATGGCTATCACCCCATGGGCGAAGAGGCCCAGAGCCCTCACGGACACGCCCTCCTAGGCGCCGCCCATGGTAGCACCAGCGTGCGGGCGGCGTTCATCCACGTGGTGGGAGACCTGCTGCAGAGCGTGGGCGTCATGGTGGCTGCTATCGTCATCTTCTTTCGG CCCGAGTACAAAGTGGCGGATCCCATCTGCACATTTCTGTTCTCCATCTTTGTCCTTTGCACCACCTTCACTATCCTCAAAGATGTCTTCCGGATACTCATGGAAG GCTCCCCCAAAGGCATCGAATTCAATTCAGTGAAAGAAGTTCTGCTGACTGTGAAGGCGGTCCGCTCGGCCCACTCGCTGCACCTTTGGGCGCTTACGCTTGGACGGACCCTGGCATCTGTACACCTGGCTGTTG ATGAGGGCACTGACACTCAGTCCGTCCTGCAAGAGGCCACGGAGCTCCTCCACACTAAATTTGGCTTCCACAGCGTCACCATCCAAGTAGAACACTACCACAATGACATGCAGAACTGCACACTCTGCCAAGACCCCTGGGACTGA
- the slc30a2 gene encoding zinc transporter 2 isoform X2: MIGEIIGGYLAHSLAIMTDAAHLLTDLGSMLVSIFSLWISSRPPAKNMTFGWHRSEIMGAFISVLSIWMVTGVLVYLAIQRIIRDDYEIEGHVMLLTSAFAVVVNILMAYILHHSTTFHAHGHGYHPMGEEAQSPHGHALLGAAHGSTSVRAAFIHVVGDLLQSVGVMVAAIVIFFRPEYKVADPICTFLFSIFVLCTTFTILKDVFRILMEGSPKGIEFNSVKEVLLTVKAVRSAHSLHLWALTLGRTLASVHLAVDEGTDTQSVLQEATELLHTKFGFHSVTIQVEHYHNDMQNCTLCQDPWD, encoded by the exons ATGATTGGGGAAATCATCG GGGGCTACTTGGCCCACAGCTTGGCCATCATGACAGACGCAGCCCACCTCCTGACAGACCTGGGCAGCATGCTGGTGAGCATCTTCTCCCTGTGGATCTCCTCCAGACCCCCCGCCAAAAACATGACCTTCGGTTGGCACCGCTCAG AGATCATGGGCGCTTTCATCTCCGTCCTGTCCATCTGGATGGTGACGGGCGTTTTGGTCTACCTGGCCATACAAAGAATCATCCGCGATGACTATGAGATCGAAGGTCACGTGATGCTGCTCACCTCCGCTTTCGCCGTGGTGGTCAACATCCT CATGGCGTACATCCTGCACCACTCCACAACCTTCCACGCCCACGGCCATGGCTATCACCCCATGGGCGAAGAGGCCCAGAGCCCTCACGGACACGCCCTCCTAGGCGCCGCCCATGGTAGCACCAGCGTGCGGGCGGCGTTCATCCACGTGGTGGGAGACCTGCTGCAGAGCGTGGGCGTCATGGTGGCTGCTATCGTCATCTTCTTTCGG CCCGAGTACAAAGTGGCGGATCCCATCTGCACATTTCTGTTCTCCATCTTTGTCCTTTGCACCACCTTCACTATCCTCAAAGATGTCTTCCGGATACTCATGGAAG GCTCCCCCAAAGGCATCGAATTCAATTCAGTGAAAGAAGTTCTGCTGACTGTGAAGGCGGTCCGCTCGGCCCACTCGCTGCACCTTTGGGCGCTTACGCTTGGACGGACCCTGGCATCTGTACACCTGGCTGTTG ATGAGGGCACTGACACTCAGTCCGTCCTGCAAGAGGCCACGGAGCTCCTCCACACTAAATTTGGCTTCCACAGCGTCACCATCCAAGTAGAACACTACCACAATGACATGCAGAACTGCACACTCTGCCAAGACCCCTGGGACTGA
- the dnajc5ga gene encoding dnaJ (Hsp40) homolog, subfamily C, member 5 gamma a isoform X2 yields MVDPNANAHVPGPLRKTSTTGESVYKVLGLEKGASPEDIKKAYRKLALKYHPDKNPDNPEAAEKFKEINNAHSILSDETKRKIYDEYGSLGLYVSEQFGEESVKYYFLMSKWWFKALVVCCTLFSCCCCCCCCCCCCGKCKPPEDDENYQYVDPEDQDEQNNTEANSER; encoded by the exons ATGGTCGACCCTAACGCCAACGCCCACGTCCCGGGCCCCCTGAGGAAGACCTCCACGACTGGGGAGAGCGTCTACAAGGTGTTGGGCCTAGAGAAAGGAGCCTCACCTGAAGACATCAAGAAAGCCTACAG AAAGTTGGCGCTTAAATACCACCCGGACAAGAACCCGGACAACCCAGAAGCGGCAGAGAAGTTCAAGGAGATCAATAACGCCCACTCCATCCTCAGTGACGAGACTAAGCGAAAAATCTACGACGAGTATGGCTCCTTGGGTCTCTACGTGTCCGAGCAGTTCGGAGAGGAGAGTGTCAAGTACTACTTTCTTATGTCCAAGTGGTGGTTCAAG GCTTTGGTGGTCTGCTGCACGCTGTTCagctgttgctgttgttgctgctgttgctgctgctgttgcggAAAGTGCAAACCCCCCGAGGATGATGAAAACTACCAGTATGTGGACCCAGAGGACCAGGATGAACAGAACAATACTGAAGCAAACAGTG AACGATGA
- the mpv17 gene encoding mitochondrial inner membrane protein Mpv17 has product MAALWRSYQALMTRRPWTVQIVTAGSLVGIGDIISQQLIERRGLAQHDVRRTAKMMSIGFFFVGPVIGSWYKVLDRLVVGGSKSVAMKKMMIDQLCFAPCFLGAFLALSGVLNGLSMEKNIAKLRRDYKDALISNYYLWPPVQMANFYFIPLQHRLAVVQVVAVAWNSYLTWKANTD; this is encoded by the exons ATGGCGGCCCTGTGGCGGTCCTACCAAGCCCTTATGACAAGACGCCCTTGGACAGTGCAGATTGTGACAGCTG GTTCTCTTGTCGGCATTGGCGACATCATCTCACAGCAACTGATTGAGCGCCGTGGTCTCGCTCAACACGATGTGCGCCGGACGGCCAAAATGATGAGCATTGGATTTTTCTTTGTG GGCCCCGTCATAGGTAGCTGGTATAAAGTTCTGGACCGCTTAGTGGTCGGAGGAAGTAAAAGTGTGGCTATGAAGAAGATGATGATTGATCAG TTGTGCTTCGCTCCTTGCTTCCTGGGTGCCTTCCTGGCTTTGTCAGGAGTTCTGAACGGGCTAAGCATGGAGAAGAACATCGCCAAACTACGGCGG GACTATAAAGATGCTCTAATCTCCAACTACTAT CTATGGCCACCAGTGCAGATGGCCAATTTTTACTTCATCCCACTGCAACACAG GTTGGCTGTCGTCCAAGTGGTCGCTGTGGCATGGAATTCTTACTTGACATGGAAGGCCAACACCGATTGA